The following are from one region of the Camelus dromedarius isolate mCamDro1 chromosome 16, mCamDro1.pat, whole genome shotgun sequence genome:
- the LOC105103051 gene encoding asialoglycoprotein receptor 1 isoform X2, translated as MTKEYQDLQHLDNEENDHQHRKGPPPPQSLFRRLCSGPRLLLLSMGLSLLLLVVVCVIGSQNSKLQEELRALRETFSNLTVSTDAQVKALSIQGGNVGKKMKSLESQLEKQQQDLSEDHSSLLLHVKQFVADLRSLSCQMAVLQGNGSEGTCCPVNWMDYEGSCYWFSRSGKPWPEAAKYCELESAHLVVVGSWEEQKFIQHHMGPVNTWMGLTDQNGPWKWVDGTDYETGFKNWRPEQPDDWYGHGLGGGEDCAHFTDDGRWNDDVCQRPYRWVCETKRGRDS; from the exons ATGACAAAGGAATATCAAGATCTTCAGCATCTGGACAACGAGGAGAATGACCATCAACACAGAAAAG GGccgcctcctccccagtcactctTTCGCCGTCTCTGCTCGGGACCCCGCCTGCTCCTGCTCTCCATGGGCCTTAGCCTCCTGCTGCTGGTGGTTGTCTGTGTGATCGGATCCCAAA ACTCCAAGCTGCAGGAGGAGCTGCGGGCCCTTAGAGAGACGTTCAGCAATCTCACAGTGAGCACGGATGCCCAGGTCAAGGCCTTGAGCATCCAGG GAGGAAATGTGGGGAAAAAGATGAAGTCCCTGGAGTCCCAGCTGGAGAAACAGCAGCAGGACCTGAGTGAAG ATCACTCCAGCTTGCTGCTCCACGTGAAACAGTTTGTGGCTGACCTGCGAAGCCTGAGCTGTCAGATGGCTGTCCTCCAGGGCAACG gCTCCGAAGGGACCTGCTGCCCAGTTAACTGGATGGATTATGAAGGCAGCTGCTACTGGTTCTCTCGCTCTGGGAAGCCCTGGCCTGAGGCTGCGAAGTACTGCGAGCTGGAGAGCGCTCACCTGGTGGTGGTCGGCTCCTGGGAGGAGCAG aaaTTTATCCAGCACCACATGGGCCCCGTGAACACCTGGATGGGCCTCACCGACCAAAACGGGCCCTGGAAATGGGTAGACGGGACGGACTACGAGACGGGCTTCAA GAACTGGAGACCAGAGCAGCCGGACGACTGGTACGGGCACGGGCTCGGGGGAGGCGAGGACTGTGCGCACTTCACCGACGACGGCCGCTGGAACGATGACGTCTGCCAGAGGCCCTACCGCTGGGTCTGCGAGACAAAGCGGGGCAGGGACAGCTAG
- the LOC105103051 gene encoding asialoglycoprotein receptor 1 isoform X1 — MRAIWFWGRQTDPGVQLPEFQSSLCCSLQRTLGPAGPTMTKEYQDLQHLDNEENDHQHRKGPPPPQSLFRRLCSGPRLLLLSMGLSLLLLVVVCVIGSQNSKLQEELRALRETFSNLTVSTDAQVKALSIQGGNVGKKMKSLESQLEKQQQDLSEDHSSLLLHVKQFVADLRSLSCQMAVLQGNGSEGTCCPVNWMDYEGSCYWFSRSGKPWPEAAKYCELESAHLVVVGSWEEQKFIQHHMGPVNTWMGLTDQNGPWKWVDGTDYETGFKNWRPEQPDDWYGHGLGGGEDCAHFTDDGRWNDDVCQRPYRWVCETKRGRDS, encoded by the exons ATGCGTGCGATCTGGTTCTGGGGGCGGCAAACAGACCCTGGAGTCCAACTGCCTGAATTCCAGTCCTCCCTCTGCTGTTCCTTGCAGAGGACCCTGG GTCCAGCTGGCCCTACCATGACAAAGGAATATCAAGATCTTCAGCATCTGGACAACGAGGAGAATGACCATCAACACAGAAAAG GGccgcctcctccccagtcactctTTCGCCGTCTCTGCTCGGGACCCCGCCTGCTCCTGCTCTCCATGGGCCTTAGCCTCCTGCTGCTGGTGGTTGTCTGTGTGATCGGATCCCAAA ACTCCAAGCTGCAGGAGGAGCTGCGGGCCCTTAGAGAGACGTTCAGCAATCTCACAGTGAGCACGGATGCCCAGGTCAAGGCCTTGAGCATCCAGG GAGGAAATGTGGGGAAAAAGATGAAGTCCCTGGAGTCCCAGCTGGAGAAACAGCAGCAGGACCTGAGTGAAG ATCACTCCAGCTTGCTGCTCCACGTGAAACAGTTTGTGGCTGACCTGCGAAGCCTGAGCTGTCAGATGGCTGTCCTCCAGGGCAACG gCTCCGAAGGGACCTGCTGCCCAGTTAACTGGATGGATTATGAAGGCAGCTGCTACTGGTTCTCTCGCTCTGGGAAGCCCTGGCCTGAGGCTGCGAAGTACTGCGAGCTGGAGAGCGCTCACCTGGTGGTGGTCGGCTCCTGGGAGGAGCAG aaaTTTATCCAGCACCACATGGGCCCCGTGAACACCTGGATGGGCCTCACCGACCAAAACGGGCCCTGGAAATGGGTAGACGGGACGGACTACGAGACGGGCTTCAA GAACTGGAGACCAGAGCAGCCGGACGACTGGTACGGGCACGGGCTCGGGGGAGGCGAGGACTGTGCGCACTTCACCGACGACGGCCGCTGGAACGATGACGTCTGCCAGAGGCCCTACCGCTGGGTCTGCGAGACAAAGCGGGGCAGGGACAGCTAG